From a single Endozoicomonas euniceicola genomic region:
- a CDS encoding ankyrin repeat domain-containing protein: MHNYLTSLSADLLRLFIIFLFASSALFAATDGVICKPISDLTAGFPGKAFLADSFLADRGQVCFKPVDDSRAVFSPFSDSLLFYFLSTVFSTAGSAGVVFSGRPGNVLSHNNPLQAESPSRTSFLKTLLKNRLIPDGAFSREANDRKRNRLEGELDQAIVNWQRLVKRPPYPAAVVSVSDASMRVVITRDNILRSASLVALYEKLLNIQTQSYLALLDTEALKDIAGIVTGSLVASGSGGDGGDDDNDSTHYTFDAEPEPLIIVFGDKEYPEQDSAEELIRKNLENKRQLLKILRKKMQQAIVRGHGDLARILDNRIMLITADLEYLTDLDTSATGITENDQGSPGILSFLKASLATDDRELWQRDDDALKQALSQHHVNTVYQSILIVPGELTHEEALFYDRWRLTDAGLVYQALRRRLEQQLQLETDDINVSTKQTEFLVSGLETLARQFRGMLSADLSSQYDERQVPHQEGGGQNQKKCNASSSEAAGSQEGSNSNARKNKASWDNKSESGWKKGDEGEEPPDNDKHTYSKTIDCSPCHGPCKKEKPEAGISVAGGRSTAAEGNEKLQGDKCSICKDDLGVISVVKTNCNHQYHLECIAGWLREQAPATALASRSCAYCRQQALPLVRVDGSKLYEDSEFCESLPLNVARNGDLETLQRLLEIDSSIVNEQFRSAVSGSGISLLHVAALKGHAGFLQTLIDAGAVVGAALRADGHTLLHLVAQGYTECLKVLIKAGADVKATLTTNGATPLHIAAQVGHTECMKLLIKAGADVKAALTTNGDTPLHLAAQGGHIECMKLLIKAGAAVDAARTTSGVTSLPLAVQGGHIECMKLLIKAGAAVDAARTTDGDTPLHIAAQVGHTECVELLIKAKAAIDAALTTNGATPLHIAAQGGHTECMKLLIKAGADVKAALTTNGDTPLHLAAQDGHIECMKLLIKAGAAVDAARTTNGVTSLPLAVQGGHIECMKLLIKAGANVKAALTTDGVTPLHIAAQVGHTECMKLLIKAGADVKATLTTDGATPLHFAAQGGHTECMELLIKAGAAVDAARTVDGVTPLHLAAQGGHIGCVELLIKAGAAVDAARTTDGITPLHIAALKGRTGCVELLIKVGANVKAALTTNGDTPLRIANRNGQTGCAKLLTAAEGNCQPSDQ, encoded by the coding sequence GTGCATAATTACTTGACATCTCTGAGTGCTGACTTGTTACGACTTTTTATTATCTTCCTGTTTGCCAGTTCAGCGCTTTTTGCTGCCACCGACGGTGTTATCTGTAAACCAATCAGTGATTTAACGGCAGGTTTTCCAGGAAAGGCGTTTTTAGCTGATTCGTTTTTAGCCGACAGAGGTCAGGTATGTTTTAAGCCTGTTGACGATAGCAGAGCAGTTTTTTCTCCTTTCTCTGACAGTTTGCTTTTCTATTTCCTGTCAACCGTTTTTTCAACTGCCGGAAGCGCCGGTGTTGTTTTTTCGGGCAGACCTGGAAACGTATTAAGCCACAACAACCCGTTACAGGCGGAATCACCGTCCCGGACATCCTTTTTAAAAACACTGTTAAAAAACAGACTGATTCCTGACGGTGCTTTTTCCAGAGAGGCAAACGACAGAAAAAGAAACAGGCTTGAGGGAGAGCTGGATCAGGCGATTGTTAACTGGCAGCGACTTGTTAAAAGACCGCCTTATCCTGCCGCTGTTGTTTCTGTGAGTGATGCCTCTATGCGGGTAGTTATTACCCGGGACAACATTCTCCGGAGTGCCAGCCTGGTTGCTTTGTACGAAAAACTGCTCAACATCCAGACGCAAAGCTATCTCGCACTTTTGGATACCGAAGCTCTGAAGGACATTGCAGGTATCGTCACTGGTAGTCTGGTGGCTTCCGGGAGTGGCGGTGATGGTGGCGATGACGATAATGACAGCACTCATTACACCTTCGATGCCGAGCCTGAGCCACTGATCATTGTCTTCGGCGACAAGGAGTACCCGGAGCAGGATTCAGCGGAAGAACTGATCAGGAAGAATCTGGAAAATAAACGACAACTGTTAAAAATTCTCCGAAAAAAAATGCAACAGGCCATAGTCCGGGGTCATGGTGACCTGGCCCGGATTCTTGATAACAGGATCATGCTGATTACCGCTGACCTTGAATACCTGACTGATTTGGATACATCCGCAACCGGAATAACGGAAAACGATCAGGGTTCCCCGGGGATTTTGTCATTCCTGAAGGCATCGCTGGCTACTGATGACCGGGAGCTGTGGCAGCGTGATGATGACGCCCTGAAACAGGCGCTGTCTCAACACCACGTAAACACTGTCTATCAGAGCATTCTCATTGTTCCCGGTGAGCTGACGCATGAAGAAGCCCTGTTCTACGACCGGTGGCGACTTACGGACGCGGGTTTGGTTTACCAGGCATTGAGAAGACGGCTGGAACAACAGTTGCAGCTGGAAACAGACGACATTAACGTGTCAACAAAACAAACTGAGTTTCTGGTTTCTGGTCTTGAAACGCTGGCGCGTCAGTTCCGGGGGATGTTGTCAGCTGATCTTTCAAGCCAGTACGATGAGAGGCAGGTACCCCACCAGGAAGGCGGAGGCCAGAATCAGAAAAAATGCAATGCCAGTTCATCTGAGGCAGCAGGCAGTCAAGAAGGCTCAAATTCAAACGCCCGCAAAAACAAAGCGTCTTGGGATAATAAGAGTGAGAGTGGCTGGAAAAAAGGCGATGAGGGGGAAGAGCCACCCGACAACGATAAACATACATACAGCAAGACCATCGACTGCTCACCTTGCCACGGACCTTGCAAAAAGGAGAAGCCAGAAGCTGGTATTTCAGTAGCGGGGGGGCGCTCAACCGCTGCAGAAGGAAATGAGAAGTTACAGGGTGACAAGTGCTCCATCTGCAAGGATGACTTAGGCGTTATTTCGGTCGTCAAGACGAACTGTAATCATCAATATCATCTGGAGTGCATTGCCGGATGGCTTAGGGAGCAGGCTCCGGCTACGGCTCTTGCATCACGTTCGTGTGCTTATTGTCGGCAACAAGCCTTGCCGCTGGTGCGAGTGGACGGCAGCAAGCTTTATGAAGACTCTGAATTCTGTGAATCCTTGCCTCTGAATGTTGCTCGTAACGGGGATTTGGAAACACTGCAGCGTCTGCTGGAAATAGACAGTAGTATTGTCAATGAACAGTTTCGTTCAGCCGTTTCGGGTTCCGGCATCAGTTTGTTGCACGTTGCTGCCCTGAAGGGTCATGCAGGGTTTTTGCAAACCCTGATCGATGCCGGGGCAGTTGTTGGTGCTGCCCTGAGGGCAGATGGTCACACTCTTCTGCACCTCGTTGCCCAAGGTTATACCGAGTGCCTGAAAGTTCTGATCAAGGCCGGGGCGGATGTTAAGGCTACCCTGACGACGAATGGTGCCACTCCTCTGCATATCGCTGCCCAAGTCGGTCATACCGAGTGCATGAAACTTCTGATCAAGGCCGGGGCGGATGTTAAGGCTGCCCTGACGACGAATGGTGACACTCCTCTGCACCTCGCTGCCCAAGGCGGACATATCGAGTGCATGAAACTTCTGATCAAGGCCGGGGCGGCTGTTGATGCTGCCCGGACGACGAGTGGTGTCACTTCTCTGCCCCTCGCTGTCCAAGGCGGACATATCGAGTGCATGAAACTTCTGATCAAGGCCGGGGCGGCTGTTGATGCTGCCCGGACGACGGATGGTGACACTCCTCTGCACATCGCTGCCCAAGTCGGTCATACCGAGTGCGTGGAGCTTCTGATCAAGGCCAAGGCGGCTATTGATGCTGCCCTGACGACAAATGGTGCCACTCCTCTGCACATCGCTGCCCAAGGCGGTCATACCGAGTGCATGAAACTTCTGATCAAGGCCGGGGCGGATGTTAAGGCTGCCCTGACGACGAATGGTGACACTCCTCTGCACCTCGCTGCCCAAGACGGACATATCGAGTGCATGAAACTTCTGATCAAGGCCGGGGCGGCTGTTGATGCTGCCCGGACGACGAATGGTGTCACTTCTCTGCCCCTCGCTGTCCAAGGCGGACATATCGAGTGCATGAAACTTCTGATCAAGGCCGGGGCGAATGTTAAGGCTGCCCTGACGACGGATGGTGTCACTCCTCTGCACATCGCTGCCCAAGTCGGTCATACCGAGTGCATGAAACTTCTGATCAAGGCCGGGGCGGATGTTAAGGCTACCCTGACGACGGATGGTGCCACTCCTCTGCACTTCGCTGCCCAAGGCGGTCATACCGAGTGCATGGAACTTCTGATCAAGGCCGGGGCGGCTGTTGATGCTGCCCGGACGGTGGATGGTGTCACTCCTCTGCACCTCGCTGCCCAGGGCGGTCATATCGGGTGCGTGGAACTTTTGATCAAGGCCGGGGCGGCTGTTGATGCTGCCCGGACGACGGATGGTATCACTCCTCTGCACATCGCTGCCCTGAAAGGTCGTACCGGGTGCGTGGAGCTTCTGATCAAGGTCGGGGCGAATGTTAAGGCTGCCCTGACGACGAATGGTGACACTCCGCTGCGCATCGCTAACCGGAACGGCCAGACCGGGTGCGCGAAACTTCTGACCGCTGCCGAGGGGAATTGTCAACCGTCAGACCAATAA
- a CDS encoding transposase, translating into METSEAKAVYERRKVIAEPPFGQIKNSGFRSFSLRGKEKVEAEFSLVCTVHNFKKIVKKASTGSIRLEDLKKVRKAA; encoded by the coding sequence ATGGAAACAAGCGAAGCGAAGGCAGTATACGAACGTCGCAAAGTAATAGCGGAACCGCCGTTTGGTCAGATAAAAAACTCTGGATTCAGGAGTTTCAGTCTGCGCGGGAAAGAGAAAGTGGAAGCAGAGTTTTCACTGGTATGCACAGTGCATAATTTCAAAAAAATTGTGAAGAAAGCTTCAACGGGTTCAATCCGTCTTGAGGATTTAAAAAAGGTTAGAAAAGCGGCATAA
- a CDS encoding ankyrin repeat domain-containing protein, whose protein sequence is MHNYLTSLSADFLRLFITFLFASSALFAATDGVICKPVSDLTAGFPGKAFLTDSFLADSGQVCFKPVDDSRAVFSPFSDSLLFYFLSTVFSTAGSAGVVFSGRPGNVLSHNNPLQAESPSRTSFLKTLLKNRLIPDGAFSREANDRKRNRLEGELDQAIANWQRLVKRPPYPAAVVSISDASMRVVITRDNILWSVSLVSLYEKLLNIQTQSYLALLDTEALKDIAGIVTGSLVASGSGGDGDDDDNDSTHYTFDAEPEPLIIIYGDKEYPEQDSEEELIRKNLENKRQLLKILRKKMQQAIVRGHGDLARILDNRIMLIAADLEYLTDLDISATGITENDQGSPGILSFLKASLATDDRELWQRDDDALKQALSQHHVNTDYQSILIVPGELTHEEALFYDRWRLTDAGLVYQALRRRLEQELQLETDDINVSTKQTEFLVSGLETLACQFRAMFSADLSSQYDERQVPHQEGGGQNQEKHKATAEGRQEGSNLNTRTNKAPLDNKEESGWKKGDEGEEPPDNDKHTYSKTIDCSPCHGPCKKEKPEAGISVAGGCSTAAEGNEKSQGDKCSICRNDLGVISVVKTNCNHQYHLECIAVWLREQGPAKAKALASRSCAYCRQEALPLVRMDGGMLYEDSEFCEDLPLQACRTGDLETLQRSLELDSRIANKQFRSPVSGSGISLLHATVLNGHTKCLQPLIDAGAVVGATLRTDGFTLLHIAAHKGHTGCLKVLIKAGAAVDAALTTDGATPLHLAAHKGHTGCLKVLIKTGAAVDAARTTDGATPLNLAAHKGHTGCLKVLIKAGAAVDGARTTDGVSPLFFAVVNGHTECMELLIKAGADVDAARTADGGTSLHLAALKGCTRCVELLIKSGAIVDAAMTTNGVTPLHLAAENGHTGCMELLIKAGAVVDAVLTKDGTTSLHLAAQGGHTGCVELLIKAGAIVDAARTVDGVTPLHLAAQGGHIGCMELLIKAGADVGAAQTVDGATPLHLAALKGRTGCVKLLINAKADVKAALTTNGATPLRIANRNGHTGCAKLLTAAEEPDRE, encoded by the coding sequence GTGCATAATTACTTGACATCTCTGAGTGCTGACTTTTTACGACTTTTTATTACCTTCCTGTTTGCCAGTTCAGCGCTTTTTGCTGCCACCGACGGTGTTATCTGTAAACCAGTCAGTGATTTAACGGCAGGCTTTCCAGGAAAGGCGTTTTTAACTGATTCGTTTTTAGCCGACAGCGGTCAGGTATGTTTTAAACCTGTTGACGATAGCAGAGCAGTTTTTTCTCCTTTCTCTGACAGTTTGCTTTTCTATTTCCTGTCAACCGTTTTTTCAACTGCCGGAAGCGCCGGTGTTGTTTTTTCGGGCAGACCCGGAAACGTATTAAGCCACAACAACCCGTTACAGGCGGAATCACCGTCCCGGACATCCTTTTTAAAAACACTGTTAAAAAACAGACTGATTCCTGACGGTGCTTTTTCCAGAGAGGCAAACGACAGAAAAAGAAACAGGCTTGAGGGAGAGCTGGATCAGGCGATTGCTAACTGGCAGCGACTTGTTAAAAGACCGCCTTATCCTGCCGCTGTTGTTTCTATCAGTGATGCCTCTATGCGGGTAGTTATTACCCGGGACAACATTCTCTGGAGTGTCAGTCTGGTTTCTTTGTACGAAAAACTGCTCAACATCCAGACGCAAAGCTACCTCGCACTTTTGGATACCGAAGCTCTGAAGGACATTGCAGGTATCGTCACTGGTAGTCTGGTGGCTTCCGGGAGTGGCGGTGATGGTGACGATGACGATAATGACAGCACTCATTACACCTTCGATGCCGAGCCTGAGCCACTGATCATTATCTATGGCGACAAGGAGTACCCGGAGCAGGATTCAGAGGAAGAACTGATCAGGAAGAATCTGGAAAACAAACGACAACTGTTAAAAATCCTCCGAAAAAAAATGCAACAGGCCATAGTCCGGGGTCATGGTGACCTGGCCCGGATTCTTGATAACAGGATCATGCTGATTGCCGCTGACCTTGAATATCTGACTGATTTGGATATATCCGCAACCGGAATAACGGAAAACGATCAGGGTTCCCCGGGGATTTTGTCATTCCTGAAGGCATCGCTGGCTACTGATGACCGGGAGCTGTGGCAGCGTGATGATGACGCCCTGAAACAGGCGCTGTCTCAACACCACGTAAACACTGACTATCAGAGCATTCTCATTGTTCCCGGTGAGCTGACGCATGAAGAAGCCCTGTTCTACGACCGGTGGCGACTTACGGACGCGGGTTTGGTTTACCAGGCATTGAGAAGACGGCTGGAACAGGAGTTGCAGCTGGAAACAGACGACATTAACGTGTCAACAAAACAAACTGAGTTTCTGGTTTCTGGTCTTGAAACGCTGGCGTGTCAGTTCCGGGCGATGTTTTCGGCTGATCTTTCAAGCCAGTACGATGAGAGGCAGGTACCCCATCAGGAAGGCGGAGGCCAGAATCAGGAAAAACACAAAGCCACGGCAGAAGGCAGGCAAGAAGGTTCAAATTTAAACACCCGCACAAACAAAGCGCCTCTGGACAATAAGGAGGAGAGTGGCTGGAAGAAAGGCGATGAGGGGGAAGAACCACCCGACAACGATAAACATACATATAGTAAGACCATCGACTGCTCACCTTGCCACGGACCTTGCAAAAAGGAAAAGCCAGAAGCTGGTATTTCAGTAGCGGGGGGGTGCTCAACCGCTGCAGAAGGAAATGAGAAGTCACAGGGCGACAAGTGCTCCATCTGCAGGAATGACTTAGGCGTTATTTCGGTCGTCAAGACGAACTGTAATCACCAATATCATCTGGAGTGCATTGCCGTATGGCTTAGGGAACAGGGTCCGGCTAAGGCTAAGGCTCTTGCATCACGTTCGTGTGCTTATTGTCGGCAAGAAGCCCTACCGCTGGTGCGAATGGACGGTGGCATGCTTTATGAAGATTCTGAATTCTGTGAAGACCTGCCTCTGCAAGCTTGTCGTACGGGGGATTTGGAAACGCTGCAGCGTTCGCTTGAACTAGACAGTAGAATTGCCAATAAACAATTTCGTTCACCTGTTTCGGGTTCCGGCATCAGTTTGTTGCACGCTACTGTCCTGAATGGTCATACGAAGTGCTTGCAACCCCTTATTGATGCCGGGGCAGTTGTTGGTGCTACCCTGAGGACAGATGGTTTCACCCTTCTGCACATCGCTGCCCACAAAGGTCATACCGGGTGCCTGAAAGTTCTGATCAAAGCTGGGGCGGCTGTTGATGCTGCCCTGACGACGGATGGTGCCACTCCTCTGCACCTCGCTGCCCACAAAGGTCATACCGGGTGCCTGAAAGTTCTGATCAAGACTGGGGCGGCTGTTGATGCTGCCCGGACGACGGATGGTGCCACTCCTCTGAACCTCGCTGCCCACAAAGGTCATACCGGGTGCCTGAAAGTTCTGATCAAAGCTGGGGCGGCTGTTGATGGTGCCCGGACGACGGATGGTGTCTCTCCTCTTTTCTTCGCTGTCGTTAACGGTCATACCGAGTGCATGGAACTTCTGATCAAGGCCGGGGCGGATGTTGATGCTGCCCGGACGGCGGATGGTGGCACTTCTCTGCACCTCGCTGCCCTGAAAGGTTGTACCAGGTGCGTGGAGCTTCTGATCAAGTCTGGGGCGATTGTTGATGCTGCAATGACGACGAATGGTGTCACTCCTCTGCACTTAGCTGCCGAGAACGGTCATACCGGGTGCATGGAACTTCTGATCAAGGCTGGGGCGGTTGTTGATGCTGTCCTGACGAAGGATGGTACCACTTCTCTGCACCTCGCTGCCCAAGGCGGTCATACCGGGTGCGTGGAACTTCTGATCAAGGCCGGGGCGATTGTTGATGCTGCCCGGACGGTGGATGGTGTCACTCCTCTGCACCTCGCTGCCCAGGGCGGTCATATCGGGTGCATGGAACTTTTGATCAAGGCCGGAGCGGATGTTGGTGCTGCCCAGACGGTGGATGGTGCCACTCCTCTCCACCTCGCTGCCCTGAAAGGTCGTACCGGGTGCGTGAAGCTTCTGATTAATGCCAAGGCGGATGTTAAGGCTGCCCTGACGACGAATGGTGCCACTCCGCTGCGCATTGCTAACCGGAACGGCCACACCGGGTGCGCGAAACTTCTGACCGCTGCCGAGGAGCCTGACCGAGAATAA
- a CDS encoding IS4 family transposase, with amino-acid sequence MNKSSPEYLKLADQCLKQFAQTSEDALASLLSTEILNAFEKKSTSRVRDYPALKTLTLFMRQVSNEDKSCRKVLVQESLEQAANDEVSDKTKNDAYCKARKRLPEDQVKSLFQISGKRLDEESPESWLWHGRRVVIADGTTANMPDTTENQQLYPQSKSQKKEVGFPTVRMLAFITLGSGALIETAMGACEGKGSGEQSLMIQMIPNLNADDIVLGDAIFETYFILALLLIAGVDGVFEKNGARKIDFRKSFMKLGKKDALFRLERPPKPPWMSREFYDQWTPDHLIIRAIKTKNRIIVTTLIDAEAYPRSDISALYTKRWNIELDFRSIKTIMNMEMLRCKTPAMVRKEIYVHFLVYNLIRALMARVAKATEQVPRDVSFKAAKQTLNGARVLLLFCPNCTLNQVQAQMIVIIGEHKVGDRPGRSEPRAVKRRPKAFKKLQHSRAKARQLNKYKG; translated from the coding sequence ATGAACAAGTCTAGCCCAGAATATCTAAAACTCGCTGACCAATGTCTGAAGCAGTTTGCACAAACATCTGAAGACGCCTTGGCTTCTCTACTCTCCACAGAGATCCTGAATGCCTTTGAGAAAAAATCGACCTCCAGAGTTAGAGATTATCCAGCCCTGAAAACCCTTACTCTTTTTATGCGTCAGGTGTCCAATGAAGACAAGTCCTGCAGAAAGGTTCTTGTACAGGAGTCACTTGAACAAGCAGCAAATGACGAAGTGTCCGACAAAACCAAGAATGACGCCTACTGCAAAGCACGTAAACGGTTGCCGGAAGATCAGGTAAAGTCATTGTTTCAGATTTCAGGAAAACGACTGGATGAAGAAAGCCCGGAATCATGGTTGTGGCACGGTCGGCGGGTTGTTATTGCCGATGGAACCACTGCTAATATGCCTGACACGACTGAAAACCAACAGCTCTATCCCCAGTCAAAATCCCAAAAAAAAGAAGTAGGGTTCCCTACTGTCAGGATGCTTGCCTTTATCACGCTGGGAAGTGGAGCTCTCATTGAGACAGCCATGGGAGCTTGTGAGGGAAAAGGCAGTGGAGAGCAATCTCTGATGATACAAATGATCCCGAACTTGAATGCTGACGACATTGTGCTTGGCGATGCCATTTTCGAGACGTATTTCATCCTGGCACTTTTGCTTATAGCAGGTGTTGACGGTGTTTTTGAAAAAAATGGTGCGCGTAAAATCGACTTCAGAAAATCCTTCATGAAACTGGGAAAAAAAGATGCTTTATTCAGATTGGAGCGTCCTCCAAAACCACCCTGGATGAGCAGAGAGTTTTACGATCAGTGGACACCGGATCACCTGATTATCCGTGCCATTAAAACGAAGAATCGTATCATCGTTACCACATTGATTGATGCAGAAGCATATCCACGCTCTGACATTAGCGCACTGTACACCAAACGCTGGAATATTGAGTTGGACTTCAGATCCATCAAAACAATTATGAATATGGAGATGTTGCGCTGTAAGACTCCAGCGATGGTGCGTAAAGAAATTTATGTTCATTTTCTGGTTTACAATTTGATACGGGCATTAATGGCGCGAGTGGCCAAAGCCACAGAGCAAGTTCCGAGGGATGTGAGCTTCAAGGCAGCAAAACAGACGCTAAATGGGGCTCGGGTTTTACTGTTATTCTGTCCAAATTGCACTCTCAACCAGGTTCAAGCTCAAATGATAGTTATCATTGGAGAACATAAAGTTGGAGACCGACCGGGACGATCAGAACCAAGAGCTGTAAAGAGGCGACCAAAGGCATTTAAAAAGCTCCAGCACTCTAGGGCTAAAGCTCGTCAACTCAATAAGTACAAGGGGTGA